The Coffea arabica cultivar ET-39 chromosome 9e, Coffea Arabica ET-39 HiFi, whole genome shotgun sequence genome has a window encoding:
- the LOC113709674 gene encoding uncharacterized protein, with the protein MDEHDDVGSVASVADFSTVTVTMPSGDETLMGNMACEGQVDEQSYNGGDGEEIMIEVVGSDVLVDGVSGHSDGLGRVMESFANEVVVGGDIGSREVGDLGGQLWDDRTHTVVEGFQDFPQMLDDTSGEVVGGEEVEVTPGLSGEQTNVDVAQRVEASATDEGEGVLVEGKVVEETELVDGGDKAMGDIEQDTGVLDDEVWNPGIDTVVASSCTEADREQDRVGQKEASKMNEEGDTGRSDEVLDGGVTRSSLQTLGKDQISAVEMTISEACDKDTSSHAIAEFNNDPAEDVLGRHLGVATAEESLVPGTAGTETIANDQILHSSGEGQAIEDDKAADNIASQGNMGAETLPFSERPDENVDGGVASVVSSVSLTDSLNTVGEDTFRGTKVGAGSKSEAVAGMEPECSIRKTENVEEGEIPAGGNFQDSGVEPEAPLSDEKSESISHAQDVLKEEKVRGSHGDAHAAPEPSVEQSLVVERGEWIGMDIDEVLDFKDEALLMDAPDASLCPVRNTEEHSEKPVMTPVPGDSAAKATSLGDDSHLKDIKPNLDFRGDDEVVKSDSEISKEHGQVATEYAEVINQKKGANFSEVSGGNEPVQKNEQLNTLDVIDGDEKEVALESSSVSCSEQNGNAVPMEASVESQVAVEVPVCDAIDRRPLLTELDENIEKEGVNKGEGSFLNSDTKEGAKVEVSNATFQRIDSNAEVTMSIQGDKAEVVAQISETLSHEVQVDQTKDTLNQGAYASLSNAQDSDRSEGAGVSECLHGEVDIGSHETFQPNGDQTNRTAESGTVSQLVESKSECCQTNGNDVVQIDIPNDLMQVDIPDTKSLEDQKDIGVGEQYQHDGQVDHKEQDLSSPENASETDPTERMEEKTEKLPSLLSIHQAGYFSPPQNENEFSITDLVWGKVRSHPWWPGQISDPADASEKAVKYYKKDCFLVAYFGDRTFAWNDASLLKPFRPHFSQIEKQSNSEAFQNAVSCALDEVKRRVELGLACSCIPRDAYEKIEYQIVENTGIREESSRRKGVDKTTGADSFEPDKLLQYMRSLAESPFCSVDRLELVLAQAQLTAFCHFKGYREPPVFKGRDATFERDAMTLALNDAVDESVPVSNDEEQLPSSHKRKQNLKDSVHTRKERSLSELMSDREYSPDSEDYSEGKALSKSGKKRKAVDSLNDGSDRRITFYAAKVSTTSSSPKPSFKVGDCIRRVASQLTGSAPILKGHNDQTGTDASLLANEESQQGLTVVSSEISSLEEMLAQLQLAARDIKKGYSFLSNIIIFFSGFRNSIVRKHTSVGRPGGSRKRKANHTIGGSTEEFEFDDVNDSYWTDRIVQNYSEEQLLQNNENGETDYQLVVSEPTKAHKSGRRSQSRKRYSTGNYEMSADEQPEDADRKKIEISPAELILTFSEGDRLPSEINLNKMFRRFGALKEYETEVDRDSHRARVIFKRGADAEAARSSAGRINIFGSMVVGYQLSYSSSTTSSTLPLLMLQGSEDAT; encoded by the coding sequence ATGGACGAGCATGATGATGTGGGTTCAGTAGCTAGTGTTGCAGACTTTTCTACTGTGACTGTTACTATGCCTAGTGGTGATGAAACCCTGATGGGAAATATGGCTTGTGAGGGACAGGTAGATGAGCAATCTTATAATGGGGGAGATGGAGAGGAGATAATGATAGAGGTTGTGGGTTCTGATGTCCTTGTTGATGGTGTGAGCGGTCATAGTGATGGTTTGGGAAGAGTTATGGAGTCTTTTGCAAATGAAGTTGTGGTAGGGGGCGATATTGGGTCAAGAGAAGTTGGGGATTTGGGTGGCCAACTGTGGGATGATAGGACTCATACTGTGGTTGAAGGGTTTCAGGATTTTCCGCAGATGTTGGATGATACATCTGGGGAGGTTGTTGGTGGGGAGGAAGTTGAGGTGACTCCAGGTTTATCTGGTGAGCAAACAAACGTGGATGTTGCACAGAGGGTAGAGGCGAGTGCTACAGATGAGGGAGAGGGTGTGTTGGTTGAGGGGAAGGTGGTAGAGGAAACAGAATTGGTTGATGGAGGTGATAAAGCAATGGGGGATATAGAACAAGACACTGGTGTTTTGGATGATGAGGTCTGGAATCCTGGAATCGATACTGTTGTTGCATCTTCATGTACTGAAGCAGATCGCGAGCAAGACAGAGTAGGTCAGAAGGAAGCTTCTAAAATGAATGAAGAAGGCGATACAGGTCGGAGTGATGAAGTTCTGGATGGTGGTGTAACTAGGAGCAGTTTACAGACTCTGGGGAAAGATCAAATTTCTGCGGTTGAGATGACAATTTCAGAGGCTTGTGATAAAGATACTTCGAGTCATGCAATTGCTGAATTTAATAATGATCCAGCAGAAGATGTTCTTGGCAGGCATTTGGGGGTGGCTACTGCAGAAGAAAGCTTAGTTCCTGGCACTGCAGGTACAGAGACTATTGCAAATGATCAAATTCTTCATTCTTCTGGAGAGGGTCAGGCAATAGAGGATGACAAGGCTGCTGACAACATTGCAAGTCAAGGTAATATGGGAGCAGAGACATTGCCTTTTTCTGAGCGGCCTGATGAAAATGTTGATGGTGGAGTTGCATCAGTTGTTAGCAGTGTCTCCTTAACTGACAGCTTAAATACTGTTGGAGAGGATACTTTCAGAGGCACAAAGGTTGGTGCAGGATCAAAGAGTGAGGCTGTTGCAGGAATGGAACCTGAGTGTTCTATTAGAAAAACTGAAAATGTTGAAGAGGGAGAAATTCCTGCTGGTGGGAATTTTCAGGACTCTGGTGTTGAGCCTGAAGCTCCACTTTCTGATGAAAAAAGTGAGAGCATAAGCCACGCACAAGATGTTTTGAAGGAGGAAAAAGTACGTGGAAGTCATGGGGATGCTCATGCTGCACCAGAGCCATCAGTTGAGCAGTCTTTGGTTGTTGAAAGAGGAGAATGGATTGGAATGGACATTGACGAGGTACTGGATTTCAAAGATGAAGCACTTCTCATGGATGCTCCTGATGCAAGTTTATGTCCTGTACGAAATACTGAAGAACATTCTGAGAAGCCAGTAATGACGCCTGTCCCTGGAGACAGTGCTGCGAAGGCCACCAGCCTTGGAGATGACTCTCATTTGAAGGATATCAAGCCTAATTTAGATTTCAGAGGAGATGATGAAGTTGTGAAATCAGATTCGGAAATCTCCAAAGAGCATGGACAGGTGGCCACAGAATATGCtgaagtaataaatcaaaaaaaaggtgcaaactTCAGTGAAGTTTCAGGTGGGAATGAACCTGTGCAAAAGAATGAGCAGTTAAACACATTGGATGTCATTGATGGGGATGAAAAGGAAGTTGCCTTGGAGTCAAGTTCAGTCTCATGTAGTGAACAAAATGGTAATGCTGTTCCCATGGAAGCCTCTGTTGAGTCTCAGGTGGCTGTGGAGGTTCCTGTATGTGATGCTATAGACAGGAGGCCTCTTTTAACAGAATTAGATGAAAACATTGAGAAAGAGGGTGTAAACAAGGGTGAAGGCAGTTTTTTAAACAGTGATACTAAAGAAGGTGCTAAAGTGGAAGTATCTAATGCTACTTTTCAAAGAATAGACTCAAATGCTGAGGTTACGATGTCCATTCAAGGTGATAAAGCAGAGGTAGTTGCTCAAATAAGTGAAACACTCTCACATGAGGTGCAGGTTGATCAGACTAAAGATACATTAAATCAAGGAGCTTATGCTTCTCTCTCTAATGCTCAAGATTCTGATCGATCTGAAGGCGCAGGTGTTTCTGAATGTCTCCATGGCGAGGTTGATATTGGCAGTCATGAAACTTTTCAGCCAAATGGGGATCAAACCAATAGAACAGCAGAATCTGGTACAGTGTCTCAGTTGGTTGAAAGCAAAAGTGAATGCTGCCAGACCAATGGTAATGACGTGGTGCAGATTGATATTCCTAATGATCTGATGCAGGTTGATATTCCAGATACTAAGTCTTTAGAGGACCAGAAAGATATAGGAGTTGGAGAACAGTACCAGCATGATGGACAGGTTGACCATAAAGAGCAAGATTTATCAAGTCCAGAAAATGCTTCTGAGACGGACCCAACAGAAAGAAtggaagagaaaacagaaaagcTTCCAAGCTTGCTGAGTATACATCAAGCTGGATATTTTTCGCCACCACAGAATGAAAATGAATTCTCCATAACAGATTTAGTCTGGGGAAAAGTCAGAAGCCATCCTTGGTGGCCTGGACAAATATCTGATCCTGCTGATGCTTCAGAGAAGGCAGTCAAATATTACAAAAAGGACTGTTTTCTCGTAGCATATTTTGGAGACCGAACTTTTGCTTGGAATGATGCATCTCTACTAAAGCCCTTCCGGCCGCATTTCTCTCAGATAGAGAAGCAAAGTAACTCAGAAGCATTTCAAAATGCTGTCAGCTGTGCTTTGGATGAGGTTAAAAGGCGTGTTGAGCTAGGTCTAGCCTGCTCTTGTATACCAAGAGATGCATATGAAAAGATTGAATATCAGATTGTTGAAAACACTGGGATCCGAGAGGAATCAAGCAGAAGAAAGGGTGTCGACAAAACTACTGGAGCAGACTCTTTTGAACCTGATAAACTTTTGCAGTATATGAGATCACTTGCAGAGTCACCATTCTGTTCAGTTGATAGACTAGAACTGGTGCTTGCTCAAGCTCAGCTCACTGCTTTTTGTCATTTCAAGGGATATCGTGAACCACCTGTCTTTAAGGGAAGGGATGCAACATTTGAAAGGGATGCAATGACTTTGGCATTGAATGATGCAGTTGATGAATCAGTCCCTGTTTCCAATGACGAGGAGCAACTACCATCTTCACATAAGAGAAAACAGAATTTGAAAGATAGCGTGCATACTCGGAAGGAGAGAAGTTTGTCAGAGTTGATGAGTGACCGGGAATATTCTCCGGATAGTGAAGATTATTCAGAAGGTAAAGCTCTGAGTAAATCcgggaagaaaaggaaagcagTCGATTCTCTGAATGATGGATCAGATAGAAGAATAACTTTTTATGCTGCAAAAGTTTCTACGACATCTTCAAGTCCTAAGCCATCGTTTAAAGTTGGTGATTGTATTCGTAGAGTAGCCAGCCAACTGACTGGGTCTGCTCCAATTTTGAAAGGCCATAATGATCAAACTGGAACTGATGCTTCTCTGCTAGCAAACGAAGAATCCCAACAAGGACTGACAGTTGTTTCATCAGAAATTTCTTCTTTGGAGGAGATGCTAGCCCAACTTCAGTTGGCAGCTCGTGATATAAAGAAAGGGTACAGTTTTTTGAGTAAcattattattttcttctcaGGCTTTAGAAATTCAATTGTTAGGAAGCACACATCTGTTGGGAGACCGGGGGGTAGTAGAAAGAGAAAGGCTAATCATACAATTGGAGGATCTACTGaagaatttgaatttgatgatGTCAATGATTCTTATTGGACTGACAGAATTGTTCAAAATTACTCTGAGGAGCAATTACTACAGAATAATGAGAACGGTGAGACGGATTATCAGCTTGTGGTTTCTGAGCCTACTAAAGCCCATAAATCTGGCCGGAGGTCACAGTCTAGAAAGAGGTATTCTACTGGAAATTATGAAATGTCAGCAGATGAACAACCAGAGGATGCTGATCGGAAAAAGATTGAAATATCACCAGCTGAACTTATATTAACCTTTTCCGAAGGAGATCGTCTCCCATCAGAGATAAATTTGAATAAAATGTTTAGAAGGTTTGGGGCGCTGAAAGAATATGAAACTGAAGTCGATCGTGATTCTCATCGTGCCAGAGTAATTTTTAAAAGGGGTGCTGATGCAGAAGCTGCTCGTAGTAGTGCAGGAAGGATCAATATTTTTGGGTCAATGGTCGTTGGTTACCAGCTTAGCTACTCTTCATCAACCACTTCTAGCACTTTGCCCCTTCTTATGTTGCAAGGATCAGAAGATGCAACCTGA